In the genome of Natronogracilivirga saccharolytica, one region contains:
- a CDS encoding Na-K-Cl cotransporter, whose product MQIPFSKNKSGNDQVLPSAESGLGTFGGVFTPSVLTILGVIMYLRFGWVVGNVGLAGTLIIVTLSTTITFLTAMSIAAIATDQRVRIGGAYYMISRSLGIESGGAIGIPLYFAQALSVALYTVGFAESVVGVFPELSIRLVGIVTTIFVAGLALISARVAIRAQYFIMFGIALSLISFVLGGPVETSEIEMTGARDRETAAFWTVFAVFFPAVTGIMAGVNMSGDLKNPTRSIPLGTFSAIGVGYLIYMILPVLLAQRADADTLIENPLIMREMAWWGDAILIGVWGATLSSAVGSILGAPRVLQALARDGVLPGWMRWLGRGEGSDDLPRVGTLITLCVALIAVFFGSLNVIAPILTMFFLTTYGVLNVTAGIERLLRSPSFRPKFNVHWSLSIIGAVGCVAVMFLINAGATVIALIFVVVIFVWLRSRQIKSAWGDIRRGIWMALIRAGLMRMKAEEDAKTWRPHPLVFSGVPTKRFHLIEFASSLTLNRGILTLSSILKSNELTADRKRTMEKQIREFLEKKGIQCLVRVTSAGDPYKGMVRLVESYGLGELVPNTIVMGDTENEVSIDSYSRMIETFHNLNRNVVIVHDNKDLLFGDRKIIDVWWGGLQGNGGLLMILAHLLKNSHRWLHAEVRIKMVVKDRQGAVKAQNNLKQIISNIRIDAKPMVLLSEGRRFQDILAESSKDADLIFLGMAEPGEKFADYYFNMQKNLEGLPTTVLVLAAKDNAFGNVLLKGDE is encoded by the coding sequence TTGCAGATACCATTTTCCAAAAACAAGTCCGGAAACGATCAGGTCCTGCCTTCCGCTGAAAGCGGCCTGGGGACCTTCGGCGGAGTTTTTACCCCGTCAGTGCTGACCATCCTCGGGGTGATCATGTACCTGCGGTTCGGATGGGTTGTGGGCAATGTAGGCCTGGCAGGCACTCTGATCATTGTTACGCTCTCCACAACCATCACATTTCTGACGGCAATGTCGATTGCCGCAATTGCAACTGACCAGAGAGTGCGTATCGGGGGTGCCTACTACATGATCAGCAGATCGCTGGGTATTGAATCCGGAGGAGCGATCGGAATTCCCCTCTATTTTGCCCAGGCGCTTTCTGTTGCCCTGTACACGGTAGGTTTTGCTGAAAGTGTGGTCGGGGTGTTTCCGGAATTATCTATTCGTTTAGTCGGAATAGTTACAACGATTTTTGTAGCGGGACTGGCCCTGATATCGGCCCGCGTTGCCATACGGGCTCAGTATTTCATCATGTTTGGCATTGCACTCTCGCTCATATCCTTCGTTCTTGGCGGCCCGGTAGAGACTTCCGAAATTGAGATGACCGGTGCCCGGGACCGGGAAACAGCGGCTTTCTGGACGGTATTTGCTGTATTCTTTCCGGCTGTTACAGGGATTATGGCAGGCGTGAACATGTCCGGCGACCTCAAGAATCCAACCCGGTCCATTCCCCTGGGCACATTTTCCGCTATCGGTGTCGGTTATCTCATCTACATGATACTTCCTGTGTTGCTTGCACAGCGCGCCGATGCCGATACTCTGATCGAAAACCCGCTTATCATGAGAGAAATGGCCTGGTGGGGGGACGCCATTTTGATCGGGGTCTGGGGTGCAACACTTTCCAGCGCGGTTGGAAGTATCCTGGGCGCTCCCAGAGTCTTGCAGGCGCTTGCCAGGGACGGGGTGCTGCCGGGCTGGATGCGCTGGCTGGGCCGGGGAGAGGGAAGTGATGATCTGCCAAGAGTGGGGACACTGATCACGCTGTGTGTGGCGTTGATTGCCGTGTTTTTTGGCAGTCTGAACGTAATTGCGCCTATTCTGACCATGTTTTTTCTGACAACATACGGAGTACTGAATGTTACGGCCGGTATTGAGCGGCTGCTGAGAAGTCCGTCATTCAGACCCAAGTTCAATGTTCACTGGAGTCTTTCCATTATCGGTGCAGTAGGATGTGTTGCGGTAATGTTTCTGATTAATGCCGGAGCGACCGTCATAGCCCTGATCTTCGTAGTTGTTATATTTGTGTGGCTTCGCAGCCGCCAGATCAAATCCGCCTGGGGGGATATCAGACGCGGCATATGGATGGCGCTGATCCGTGCCGGTCTTATGCGCATGAAAGCCGAAGAGGATGCAAAGACCTGGCGTCCGCATCCCCTGGTGTTTTCAGGAGTGCCGACAAAACGGTTTCATCTCATCGAGTTTGCATCATCACTGACACTTAACCGGGGCATACTTACACTTTCATCCATTCTTAAGAGCAATGAGCTTACCGCTGACCGGAAAAGGACGATGGAGAAGCAGATACGCGAATTTCTTGAAAAAAAAGGGATTCAGTGTCTTGTCAGGGTAACTTCAGCAGGAGATCCTTACAAGGGTATGGTACGTCTGGTTGAATCCTACGGTCTCGGAGAACTGGTTCCCAATACGATCGTAATGGGTGATACGGAAAATGAAGTTTCCATAGACAGCTACAGCAGGATGATTGAAACGTTTCACAACCTGAACAGGAATGTTGTCATTGTGCATGACAACAAGGATCTGCTGTTTGGTGACCGTAAAATTATTGATGTCTGGTGGGGCGGTCTGCAGGGCAATGGCGGATTGCTGATGATTCTGGCTCATCTGCTGAAAAACAGCCACCGGTGGCTGCATGCCGAGGTGCGGATCAAGATGGTGGTCAAGGATCGTCAGGGAGCGGTTAAAGCTCAGAACAACCTCAAACAGATCATCAGCAACATCCGCATTGACGCCAAGCCCATGGTGTTGCTCTCTGAAGGTCGCCGCTTTCAGGATATTCTTGCAGAAAGTTCCAAGGATGCCGACCTGATATTTCTTGGCATGGCTGAACCCGGAGAAAAGTTCGCCGACTATTATTTCAATATGCAAAAGAACCTGGAGGGGCTTCCCACTACCGTACTTGTCCTGGCAGCCAAAGACAATGCCTTCGGAAATGTGCTGCTCAAGGGGGATGAGTAA
- a CDS encoding DUF4236 domain-containing protein: MAFYLRKGFNMGPVRLNLSKGGVGVSGGVTGARVGMSPRGAYVHGGRGGLYYRKYARKNRRISSGRTSGSYSGQQYHYQPEGSPALSQPPAAGSSVEIFVDTGVTYPSPVRLRKPDPFPAPDLPSTGWMLKYVMVPGLLLLAGGYFGWTGTGLVAAGFLLTLGGAGGYVVVDRMNQKAVGLLTSLRKILDEVASAHEKSRPDANRTEEQIAALLGKMADLHGRHRKWIDFHGGYHLHEAYAETPDHIPEELLDRFERQSVLSKSEMQELHVALFQRRFESLAGDHKLTSDDERHLRELAERLNLSEDQIAEEMDTLKVLAEIRQETESFPDEIDPPVRLTRGEKCYAAVEGRQLKEKIQQARTIDRIRHKYIGYETDMEGTICLTDKRILIVGDGSRDYRLHRILDVVLSLEDAVVRVILDGRKNPVILTMARPALFAARMQHLLDEQG, encoded by the coding sequence ATGGCTTTTTATCTTCGCAAGGGATTTAACATGGGGCCGGTTCGTCTGAACCTTTCCAAAGGTGGGGTCGGCGTCTCCGGAGGGGTCACCGGCGCGCGGGTGGGTATGAGTCCCCGAGGTGCCTATGTGCATGGCGGACGCGGCGGCCTGTATTACCGCAAATATGCCCGTAAAAACCGCCGCATATCTTCAGGAAGAACATCAGGCAGTTATTCCGGTCAGCAATATCATTATCAGCCGGAGGGCTCTCCTGCTCTGTCACAGCCGCCCGCTGCCGGCAGCTCCGTGGAGATTTTTGTGGATACAGGTGTTACGTATCCTTCTCCGGTTCGTTTGAGGAAACCGGATCCGTTTCCTGCTCCGGATCTGCCATCAACCGGATGGATGCTGAAGTATGTTATGGTTCCCGGTTTGCTGTTACTGGCCGGCGGATATTTCGGGTGGACCGGAACCGGTCTGGTAGCTGCCGGATTTCTTCTCACCCTGGGTGGTGCCGGCGGATATGTGGTAGTGGACCGGATGAACCAGAAGGCTGTCGGTCTGCTGACCAGCCTCAGAAAGATACTTGATGAAGTTGCATCAGCTCACGAAAAATCCCGTCCGGATGCAAACCGGACCGAAGAACAGATTGCAGCACTGCTCGGCAAAATGGCTGATTTACACGGGCGTCATCGTAAGTGGATCGATTTTCACGGGGGCTATCATCTGCATGAAGCGTATGCGGAAACGCCTGATCACATACCCGAAGAGTTGCTTGACCGGTTTGAAAGGCAATCGGTTTTGAGTAAAAGTGAAATGCAGGAGCTGCATGTTGCTTTATTTCAGCGTCGTTTCGAGTCACTTGCAGGCGATCACAAACTCACATCCGATGATGAACGTCACCTGCGGGAGCTGGCTGAGCGGCTGAATCTCAGTGAGGATCAGATCGCCGAGGAGATGGATACCCTGAAGGTTCTTGCGGAGATCCGGCAGGAAACGGAATCGTTTCCCGATGAAATCGATCCGCCGGTCAGGCTGACCAGGGGGGAGAAGTGCTACGCCGCCGTTGAAGGACGCCAGCTCAAGGAAAAAATCCAGCAAGCCCGAACCATCGACCGCATCCGGCACAAGTACATCGGTTACGAAACGGATATGGAGGGAACCATATGCCTCACAGATAAAAGAATACTCATCGTCGGCGACGGGTCCCGGGATTATCGTTTGCATCGTATTCTGGATGTGGTATTATCCCTCGAAGATGCTGTGGTTCGCGTCATACTTGACGGAAGGAAAAATCCGGTAATCCTGACCATGGCCCGTCCCGCACTGTTTGCCGCCCGCATGCAGCATCTGCTGGATGAGCAGGGATGA